CAAGGCACGATCTCACTGGCACTTTCTGGAGAAGGCGTCAACATTCCCACTTGAGTTGGTTTAATCCCTACACCTAGATATATGCTGTGACCCCCCTCCCGTATGCCCCCAGCCACTGGCCAACCAACAGTACATGTGTCCCTCTCTCTAGAAACCTGCTTGTTGGAGAAAGATGACCAATTACGCAGAAACATTGGTTCTGCAGAGTCCTGAGCACCATGGATGGTTTCCTCATTTTGTGGAATTTGAGCCCCTGGGGACTGACACCTCagaccccccaccccactccccagcTTTCCAAGGGTCCCCGGTTCCTTCTGGACCGTGTCGAGTGTCAGCCACCAGGACCTTCTCCCCTGGGGCTTTCTAGATCTCAGCACAGCAGGACTCCTCAGTCTCACCTGTGTAGGTACTTGCTGCTAAGGCACTGTTTGAAGTTGTGTTCTAGAAGCTTCCCTTCAAGCCAATGAATGCTTATGGAGCTTCTTGATTGTGCCAGGCTTTGTTTAGTGCGTGGAAATAAAAAACAGTCACCAAGAAGAGTGAGTCTTCAAGTAAAATGAGGACTAGGGTTATTTGCTCTGAATTTTGGGGACTGAAAAGTtaatttgttgttggttttgaatGCTGAGTGAAGTTTTATTCCAGGCAGAACAAAACTAAGGATTTGTTTGAAAAAAACATCCAGAGATGGAAGATGGTCAAATCCTTAGCCCAGACCCTCCTAGGCAAAAGGCTACACAGCGTGCCAGGTGTACGTCTGGAGCCAGGCACCCGGACCACGTCACTCTAATGGCACCTTTATCGCACCACCAAACCAGTGACTGTTTGTTCCCAGGACTCCAAGTTCATCAGCCAGTCATAACTAGGACTCTTGTTGCAAGAACGTTTTTTGACGTTGGAGTTACAATAACCCGACTCATTTTTCTTTCatcaaagaagtaaaaaaagaTTCCAAGAATAAGAATTCTACAGGCCTCTATAAATTACCAAGCTGTGACTCAAAAGCTTCGAGACAAATTCTCTACAAGCAgaagttaaaaatatatttcatgaaAAAAACTTACATGTGTTCTTACGTGTAAACAGTATAACTATGAGGAAGATGTCTTATTTTGAGGAAGtttattgttatatttttttttttttgcaatagtaGATGAGGTACAGCCGCCTCCTGCTTCTCCAACATctcaataaaaaaagacaataattGAGAATAAcagtgaaattaaaaacaataatacaaACGCCTAAGGCTTTGGAGACCAAAATGACTATAGTCTAGGTGTAGGAAAGTTGCAAGTAATTTAGGTTAGCCTTGCAAATAGCTATCTTCTGCACCAGTAACAACAAACCTCAGAGTGTCAAACCAGCGGGCTCTGTGAAGATTCTCACTCCTCCTGGCTGTCACAGAGAGGAGGGAGCCCAGGTTCAGCAGAGCTAAGAGACTTGGCGAGGGTGTCCAGGGTCAGGGGCAGCTGGTCTGAGGTCCCCAGCCTGTGGGCCAGCCCCTCTGCCTTCTATTCCCTATCTTGGATGACCAGTTAAACCCAAGTCCCAATGCCTCAACTTTTTTCTGGTTTTGCAAGAGAGCTGCAACTACATCTGACTGCCTAAAGGGACAGGAGCATGTACTGATGAGACTGGTCTACGCTCCTGGTCCCGACAGCACTGACCTCCGGGATACCAGGAGGGCAGCTCCAGGCTGAGGAGGAGCCTGCATCTCCTGGAGTCTTTGAATCCTGACAGACTTAATATGAAAACTAATCTGGGTGACAGCATACACCCCATTGGGATCTGAGAACCATCCTGAGGGACCGCATCGCGACCCCATTGTGTCTTCCCTGAAAACACGGTCACCAGCACTAATCCTGGGTCACATCCTGCTCACTGACCAAGAGCCACGGGAAGTAGTACAAAGACAGCAAACTTTTTTTCCTGCCAAGAGACAGAGCCAAAACCCCAGCGAACACTGACACATGCCCTTGAGAACCCAGAGGGAGAAAGAATTCACGTTGTCTCCTAATCAGAAGTGCTGTGATAACCAGGGTGATGCGGAAGTGGGAattttctcctccctcttctgGGTCAGCATCTGCCACAAGGTTAATGTGGATTTTGCACGCTAAAAATGAGGCGACAGAGGCGAGAGGGACACGAGGACCCAGGCGTGGTCCTGGCACACAACCCCAGGAGGTGGTGGTAAGCCACAGCAATATAAGGCGCTGGTTACAGAGGAaaccctttttccttctttttttaaatgcctggaaatttttttttaaatgctaggtTGGAAAAGTCCCCAAGCACACTGGAGAGACTTTTTAGTAGAGTGACAATGTATTTTGGACACAGTGAGAGACAACTGGCCAGGTGAACCTGGACAAGCGAGCCGAGCTTCAGTTTGTCAGTTCTCTTCCCCTCCAGCCCTCTGCAGCTGCGCCCCAAGGAGAGCTACATGTGACAATGGTTACTTGTTATGTGTGTGCAGTAACAGAAGCTAGAGCCCTTGAGAAGAGTTGGGTTTGCAGGATAGTTGAGAATAGGAGCCGGCTGTCCAAAGGCGCGTTGGTGAGGCTGCGGTTTGGAGAAACTCAGATTTCTCCAGAGTCTGGGCTTCCTGAAAGGTCAGCTGCTAGGAACTCCCCAAGCAGCTGCTACACTGACAAAGGTCCGCGAGTAAGCCTGCCAGCTTTCAGAAGCCTCAGAGAGGAATGTGAAGATCTCTGCTATTTCCAAAAGAAGGAAATGCTAAATGCTGCCAACTGGAGGTGCAGAAGGTGACTTGCATGCAAGACAGAAAAGCCATCTGCAAGGCTacttggtttggtttgtatgtCTTTGCcatggagggaggaggaaggaaggtgTAGGTGGGAAAAGTAATGCATCCTTGTGTGCCGTCGGCATGCCATTTCCATGACATGTTGTGCTACTGGGCAATTCTACATGTAAGGCAAGAAAACCCGCACAAGGCTGAAGCAAGTCCTCGTTAGCAAAGCTCTCGACCTCACTGTCTAAGACTTGGGAGGCTACTTGGCTTAATCAAACACACCTAGATGAGCATCTCTTAGGAAATTGGCACCAAAGTTTTAAAAGGCAGCCCACTCATGTGAGGGGTGGCATGAGACCCTAAGGCTGGGCTGGGGGCCACCTCGTGTGCTCTGAGCTTAGGGGTGCCAGCACGCACACAACTGCCTACAAACTACTGCTAGACAGGGCCCTCAGGTTAGTTTGCCTGATGGAAGACTTGTGAGTTAGACAGAAAAGCCATCTGCAAGGCCACTGGGTGTACAGGTTTTTGTCATTAAAGAGTGAGCgtgcgtgtgcacacacatacacacaagcttTGATGTAGATGGTGTCAGGAAAGGAATAAAGAGTCTGTAAAAAGAAAGACAGCCGTGGCATTAGGTACTACAGATGAATACCAAAGTGATCGCGTGGGTGCTCAGTAGTTTTCCTGGTTCCCAGGACTCAGTAGCTGACTGACACCAGAGTGTCTCTGTCCTTCTGCCGAGTGCGTGTCGGCTGGCTGTCACATGGCATTCCGGAGCCTGGTGTGTGAAGGCCCGGGCCCTGGAAACCCACTTCCGGACCACGTGGATCACCCCCACCAGACTCCTGACCCGAGGCTGCGGGGCTGCTTAGGGGTGGCGTGAGCATGGGGGTCTCCTCACtgcagcatgatgtcctttaggTTCTCCTGCAGGATGGTGTCCTTCACGGCATGGAACACGAAGCGGATGTTCTCCGTGTCGATGGCAGTGGTGAAGTGGTGGAAGAGTGGCTTGCTGCGGTTGCGCCTCTTCCGGTCGAAGCACTGGACCAGGTAGCGCTGCACATCCTCCAGCCGGTGGGGGTCCCCCCTGAAGTCGGGGAAGTGCTTCTTGATGCTGACGGTCTTCACCTTCTCCACCAGgaggtctgtcttgttgaggAAGAGGATGATGGAGACGTTGATGAACAGCTTGTTGTTGACGATCGTCTCAAATATGTTCATTGACTCCACCAGCCGGTTGGTGCGTCTGTCCTCCATAAGGACCTGGTCGTACTCGCTGGAGGACACCATGAACAGGATTGACGTGATCCCATCGAAACACTGGAACCACTTCTGGCGCTGGGACCGCTGGCCACCCACATCCACCATCTTAAAAGGGATTTTCTTAATAACGAAGTCATGCTCCACAATGCCCTTGGTGGCTTTCCTGGCCAACAGGATGTCTTGCTTACTAGGAAAGTAATTCTGTGAAAGACAGGAGAAGGGAAATgcaagacagaaagagagacGGTGAGAAAGTAGGAACAAAAAGGCACGGTGGAGGAAAAGAGAGTTAGACTGACTTTTCAAAGACGCTGAACAACATACCAAAAGcaaatttcatttataaaattataaatttaccACAAAACAGGAAGTGAAGGAatccaagaggtcattaaaaaattaacagcggcaaaaaaaaatctgccattgaaaaccctacggagcacagttctaactctgacacacagacgacttgccatgagttggagttgactcgataaaacgcaataataaaaataataaaatttaaatccatttattaaaaaaaaaaagaatggagaggCTCATCGGTCTGAGGAAGAAAGACTGCAATCCTCACCATTAGCCTCATCAGTTTAAAATCTCATTGGTCTTCTTTTCCAGAGAAAATCTACCATCTTTTTTGTCTCTGGATATaggtccttttttatttttctaacgtCCAGAGCATGCACATTCCAGAGCCTTCGGAGAACAGATTTAACTTAGGCTTTGCAATGCTACGTAAAGTTTGCAAGATGTCGAACATGTCATCCTTGGAAAACTCTTACAAACAAAGTCCACACACAGGCAACTGTAGTGACTCTCAAACCACTCTGACTTTGGACGATGACAAACTCTCCAGTGACCAGTGCACAACTCCGCTCACCCAGTTTGTCTGGCCCAAACTTCAAACATGAATCTCTGGATGCAGCTACCATCTTGTGTACGGGGATGGAGGAACACGTTAAATGACATTTACAGGGCTGTGAGTGAGGGCAAAATCCAGACTGAGAAACCGCAGAGGATAAATACTCCAGTtgcttcaacaaataaattgaaagaaataaaaaagatggaaggagaacCCTAtagattaaaataaatttaagtgaCATCAACCAATTGCAACATATAGGCCTTACTAGGAGCTTGATTCAAATTGCTAAGAAAACAAATAAGTGTTTATGAGACAACCGGGGAAATCTGAAAACTGACTGAGTATTGGTTGATATTAAGGAATTAATTTTTTAGGAGCAACAATGGTATTGTGGTTATGCTTTTTAAAGAGTCTTATCTTTTAGAGATCAACTCTAAAATATTATTGATGAAAGACAGGCTGTTGGATTTACTCCTGGGGTGGGGAAGGATATTGATGAAACAAGGTTGGTGGCGAGTAACAATTCTTGAACTTGGGATTTCATTCTactattttctttaataaaaagttAAAGGAAAGCCTCCCTTGACTAAAGAACTCCTGCATCTCCTTTGTGGTGATCTGGGCAAAGGAACTCTTCTAAAACCACTACTTCATGTCTTAATTTAGTAGTGACTGAAGTTCTataccaccacctatctgtcagcatGTCCCatggtggtggcttgcatgttgctgtgatgctggaagctatgtcgccagtatttcaaataccagcagggtcacccatggtggagaggtttcagcaaagcttccagattaagacagactaggaagaaaagcctggcggtctacttctgaaaatctatcagtgaaaaccttatggatcacgacAGAACACCGtcagacttgcttgctttggacatgtcaccaggagatatcaatcactggaggaggacattgtgtttggtgaagtagaagacCAATGAGGGCGAGGGAGATCCTCcatgagatgggttggcacaacAGCCGCAACGATGGAGTCAAACATGCTGGTAATTGTGAGAATGACGCAGGACAGGGGCaagatttcattctgttgtctataaggtcaccatgtgtcacagcggactcaacagcagttaatgGCAACGAAGTTTTATAAGAATATGAGAATGCCTGTACCTGAGGGAATCTACCTTTAAGCACTCACTTTTCCCTCAAACCTGATACAAAACACTGAGCTAAGCAAGAGCTACAATAGTGCTCATGATGATCTGATGTTACCAATATGGCCCACGGTCTAGCTAAAGCCCTTATGACTTAAGATTGCTTTGGTCTCCAGACAAATGTTTTCTAATCCTGTACCACAAATTCTCACGGTGGGGTCTTTACTCACCAGCTGGCCGATCCGGTCAAGGTTATCCAGGAAGTACTTCACGGATTCACCCTGTCGGAGAGAAAAAACATTCATGACTCAGTCTTGGTTGAGGACCCTCAATTTGGCAAACGGAAGAACTTAATAGGGTAACAGGAGTGTTACTTTGCCTCCTTGTAAATACTAAGGCAAAGTAAAAAGACTAAGAGTGGACAagtattttttaagttaaaaacacattaaaaaaattttttaaaatacattttcccTAGCTCCAACCCCAAGATTCAAATGCAGACTGTTTTTGAAGCTCCCCTACTTGATTCTGGCAACCTTGAACCCAGGCTATCCTTTCCTTGTCGGATGTGCAGACGTGTCTGCTCCAGGCCATGCCTCTGGAAGGGACAGAACTGGAACTAGAATTTAGATTTCAGTTCCTACGAACAGCTTTGCTTCTGGAGAAGATTGCCGAATCAACCCTACGCACTGTCTTTAAAGACAGAGAATGCTTCATGGGCACGTACCAAAATATTTCCACTTTcttccagggcttcaaaccaggtcttcccagttcagtcatggctgaggaagtaAAACTACAACAGaccctaatttttaaaatgtgggtgagttggaatgataactggaacaggaaaaattatggggtgaaaccctgctagaaacttcatctccttcttagaaaacaagggcgtGGGcacgttgcatagcaaccaaacctCTTGACTGGTACAGTGGGAAACAGTATtgtcccactcaaagatggcgacTGACCATGCTCTCCACCATCTTGCCAATAATCGATCTCcctcatcaggctcctgaaagggctcactacccGTCTTCAGAGTcttccattccagggcttcaccctgtcatttttcctgttctggttcacccaaatttgaATTTGGGTCTGTTACAATTTCACTTCGTCAGTCATAGCTGAACCAGTTTGAACCTAATATCCCATTATGGCTTCACAGGCTGTTATCCCTGATTTACAGTGCATAACAAAGGAGGGTCTTTCATTTGGACTTCTGAGGTGGGGTGACACTAAGCTCCTTCTCATCACCCAGACATCATCTGGCGAAATGTCATTACAAGCTGGGACATGCTCCACAGCTGGAGAAGCCCCTTTCAAATCAAGCCTGAGCCTGACTTCAGGAAGTGCTGAGCTACCCATTGCAATGGCACCCCTGGGGTAGAAGAGTTGAGGGCAC
The sequence above is drawn from the Elephas maximus indicus isolate mEleMax1 chromosome 12, mEleMax1 primary haplotype, whole genome shotgun sequence genome and encodes:
- the GNA12 gene encoding guanine nucleotide-binding protein subunit alpha-12, producing MSAVVRTLSRCLLPAEAGGGARDAEREARRRSRDIDALLARERRAVRRLVKILLLGAGESGKSTFLKQMRIIHGREFDQKALLEFRDTIFDNILKGSRVLVDARDKLGIPWQYSENEKHGMFLMAFENKAGLPLEPATFQLYVPALSALWKDSGIREAFSRRSEFQLGESVKYFLDNLDRIGQLNYFPSKQDILLARKATKGIVEHDFVIKKIPFKMVDVGGQRSQRQKWFQCFDGITSILFMVSSSEYDQVLMEDRRTNRLVESMNIFETIVNNKLFINVSIILFLNKTDLLVEKVKTVSIKKHFPDFRGDPHRLEDVQRYLVQCFDRKRRNRSKPLFHHFTTAIDTENIRFVFHAVKDTILQENLKDIMLQ